In Periplaneta americana isolate PAMFEO1 chromosome 4, P.americana_PAMFEO1_priV1, whole genome shotgun sequence, one DNA window encodes the following:
- the LOC138698929 gene encoding pupal cuticle protein 36a-like, producing MIGERKVFVSIDETTDSMGRYVANVIVGVLEAHSPGEQFLLHCEQLDKVNYSMISLVFDHALRILWPDGIRNSNVFLFITDAAPYMMNAAASLSALYPKMIFLVALATAAATVPDTKTIQKRGIDHGHGGTSYSSFNLGSGASNHGGLISSSGYGHGGISASLISSVGYDHGGISSGVGHGGFGGSTGLISSGGYGHLGFGLGYGGLGGGVGGFGGGAGGFGGGAGAGDVQVNTITRTVPVPVPQPYTVPITRLVPVPVQEPYTLETPVPVPVAVPHPYPVPVTRPVAVPVHRPVPVSIPQIIPVPVPQAVTVPVPRPVPVRVAQPVPVPVPQPIPVNVAVPVVVPGGNGGGAGGGFGAGGAGFGAGGAGFGSGGAGLGHGIADYGGFGHFSSGGYGKH from the exons atgattGGAGAAAGAAAAGTATTCGTATCCATTGATGAGACAACAGACTCTATGGGCCGTTATgtagctaatgttattgttggagtTTTAGAAGCACACAGCCCTGGAGAACAATTTCTACTACATTGTGAGCAGCTGGACAAAGTCAACTACTCAATGATCAGCTTAGTATTTGACCATGCATTGAGAATACTTTGGCCCGATGGGATTCGAAATTCCAATGTATTCCTTTTTATAACAGATGCAGCACCCTACATGATGAATGCAGCTGCTTCTTTAAGTGCACTGTACCCAAAAATG ATATTTCTCGTGGCCCTGGCAACCGCAGCCGCCACAGTCCCAGACACCAAGACAATACAGAAGCGCGGAATCGATCATGGCCACGGAGGAACTAGTTACAGTTCCTTTAACCTCGGGTCAGGCGCCAGTAATCACGGAGGATTAATTAGCTCTTCTGGTTACGGACACGGAGGAATCTCAGCTAGTCTTATTAGCTCCGTGGGTTATGACCACGGAGGAATATCCAGCGGTGTTGGACATGGAGGATTCGGTGGTTCTACGGGCCTCATTAGCTCCGGAGGCTATGGACACTTAGGATTCGGTCTGGGATATGGAGGACTAGGTGGGGGTGTCGGAGGTTTCGGAGGAGGCGCAGGAGGTTTTGGGGGAGGCGCTGGAGCGGGTGATGTACAGGTCAACACCATCACTCGAACAGTTCCAGTCCCTGTTCCTCAGCCCTACACTGTTCCAATCACTAGACTTGTCCCTGTACCTGTCCAAGAACCTTACACACTCGAGACACCCGTCCCTGTTCCTGTAGCCGTCCCTCATCCCTACCCTGTCCCTGTAACCAGACCCGTTGCTGTTCCTGTACATCGACCCGTCCCTGTTTCTATACCACAAATTATCCCTGTTCCTGTACCTCAAGCCGTAACCGTACCAGTGCCCCGACCTGTACCAGTACGAGTAGCTCAACCTGTTCCTGTACCAGTGCCTCAGCCCATACCTGTGAACGTTGCAGTACCTGTGGTGGTTCCAGGAGGTAATGGTGGAGGTGCCGGAGGCGGTTTTGGAGCTGGAGGAGCCGGTTTTGGAGCTGGGGGAGCCGGTTTTGGATCTGGAGGTGCCGGTTTAGGCCATGGGATTGCAGATTATGGAGGTTTCGGGCACTTCTCCTCCGGAGGGTACGGCAAACACTAG